A segment of the Nitrospinaceae bacterium genome:
CTCCCTTCGATGGCGAGCAATATGCGCGCGAGCGTTATTTGCTCCTGCGGCACCGCAAGAAGAAACCCACCCCCAGGGCCTTTCTTTGAGTCGAGAATCCGTCCCTTCACCAACATCTGAAGAATCTTCGCTGCCGTGGGTTCAGAAATTCCCGTATCTTTTGAAATATTTTGTACCGTGCAGATTTTTCCCTTTTCCAAGTGCACCATATACACAAGCACAAACATGGCGTGCCGAACTGGAGCAGAGAACAAGCCCATAGCTGGCCTCACTCTTTTTCAGCGGGAGATAGTTTCGATTCTGCCTTAAATACTTACGATACTAACTAGAGTCGTTCCGCACCCATCCAAAACTGATAATGGATAAAATGCCCGCCAGGATGCCCCAGAATAGAACTCCGGCGTCACGCGAAGTCTCGGAAAAGAACATATAACTGACAATCACCATCACAATCGAAAAGCCTATTACGTAGCGCATGGCCATCTCCTAGCTGCGCGGGTAGGGAGGCTTTAGAGAATTATTACTCCCCTGTTAGTTTCGCCAGCGAAGAATTCTCCCGTTCCAAATAAAATTCAGAGTGGCAACGACCTCGCCCCTCCGGGACAAGTTTCAGCGTTGACTAAGTATTATCGAGACACGGACTCTCCATACATCAAGTTCGAATATCTTCTCCATTACTCGATTCTAATTTTGTACCAAGTCGTGACGGACTTTTGCCCGTTTCGGTCTCCCCGGCTGCCGTCCCATACAGCAAACGCGATGGGATGAATCGTTCCCGGACGGAGCTTTACGTCTTTTTTCTCACCGTTTTGGATAGACCGGGTAAACACAACACGCCATTTGCCCTTCCACCACCGCTCCGTGCTTTTAAGGTGTTGCCCTCCAGGCGCCTGAGGCCGAAGCGTTCCGAAACCAGCAGCATTGAGTTCCATCGCGGGCAGAGCGAGGAAGGGGCTTGAGTTGGGATTCTTGGCCGCCCACGCTGAAATAAACGGCTTT
Coding sequences within it:
- a CDS encoding Rrf2 family transcriptional regulator, whose product is MGLFSAPVRHAMFVLVYMVHLEKGKICTVQNISKDTGISEPTAAKILQMLVKGRILDSKKGPGGGFLLAVPQEQITLARILLAIEGRESFSNCVVGLGVCGNASVCPHHAKWALIKQELNDFLNSATIHEIDFEFLSENK